ATACAGGCGTCGCACGAGGAAATCAGTGCCATTTTCGCGGCGGCCATGTAGCCGTCGGCGTGATTTCCCGAACCCGTTCTATCCCACCATCAAGGAGTGCCTCCATGCAAACGAACGTAGGAAACCTCGATCGCATCGCGCGCGTCGTCATCGGCCTGATCCTGCTCAGCTTGCCGTTGTGGCTGGATTCGCCATGGCGGTGGCTGGGGCTCATCGGAATCATGCCGCTGATTACCGGCCTGGCGGGTCGCTGTCCGGGCTATCGCCTGCTCGGCGTGAACACCTGTCCAATGCAAAAGAAGAAGCCCGAGTGAGCATCCCATGAAACTGAAATTTCTGGGTGCTGCGCGCGAAGTCACCGGGTCGTGCTTCCTGGTGGAGGCGGCGGGCCTGCGCTTCCTGGTGGATTGCGGCATGGTTCAAGGGGGCTCTGCGGCGGCGGCGCGCAACCGCGAGCCATTTCCGTTCGACCCGGCAGCTATCGATTTCGTGCTCCTGACCCATGCCCACATCGACCACAGCGGGCTATTGCCCAAACTCACCCGCGCCGGGTTCAAAGGGGCCATCTACACCACTCCCGCCACGGTTGATCTGCTGGGCGTGATGCTGCCCGACAGTGCACACATCCAGGAGAGCGATGCAAAACGCAGTGCCAAGCGGTTCCGCGGAAAGGACCCGCTGCCGCCGCTGTACACGCTGCAGGATGCGCGCGAATGCCTGCAGCAGGT
This portion of the Comamonas flocculans genome encodes:
- a CDS encoding YgaP family membrane protein — its product is MQTNVGNLDRIARVVIGLILLSLPLWLDSPWRWLGLIGIMPLITGLAGRCPGYRLLGVNTCPMQKKKPE